Proteins encoded in a region of the Benincasa hispida cultivar B227 chromosome 2, ASM972705v1, whole genome shotgun sequence genome:
- the LOC120070755 gene encoding uncharacterized protein LOC120070755: MPLDSVKSVVYRSFIACDDPKGVVDCNMIKISKVNSQKLEQKIRAHRTSRNSNKGLVSQVEKKEELISEEMRGRNYGQSSLPLMEVYQGAEKLNHMVGSWSKGMRSEMKTEEIAEDLLEGTSSLRESLIMLAKLQGASNESIRLKMTYPKSFSCHLEDECYPVEVQRSKLSRHGSSRNGADEVKKVIRDSLVKRESMSNVTIGEHKSCFRDINSDLGSEIPSTSSSQSSMIDDNVNCFHVSTSQQKNLKRNNLIAKLMGLEEIPSKSLQTTPKKEFEFKKVSGYKTSLFGIDATQSAAKSKSVINKEDHKKGTLREKLEKIPVNRLRESDSDIEFKIHCPYSYNNDSKQRLKDVPPTVLIKHKPLPPDELEEHRAHVSSKDDAFNQKAILRSTKKIRSFYEFDFHGGILSSDKLHRKQNAEGIPLKQIAQEERKPKPKPKEVRKLRKDTVDTEKLRKDTVDTKKKAAEKLKTSSSMPDMPHETEPIDRKVLTSKKLTKATRKPVEKEFAKEKVVSRPQHQEKVTSTNPRKNKTHKQRSSLPDSVPRQSVSAISNDRDRQKKEEPVLPQSEVNSFTHMVEAKKDDESTDTNESVDLPINRKTTTLMALIAMENEFDECDTKIIECCNENPNSLPPLSPKLEINTSVVKDIDPNSRMETDIESCGQGTNLKALLLRSSSFLCHAGEVFDLNLNDRTMLQTASGCNNLESLNTKPFIDCAIELVKRKGHYDLQVANSLLLGGRRNTKIEISVEKLVEEVNNDIDTLTSYQTICGNNLLVDTLYAVLSRDLRCKEVMNGMWDFGWKKGFSRSESEEVVNDIEKLILSGLIEESFT, encoded by the exons ATGCCTCTAGACAGTGTAAAATCAGTGGTTTATAGATCATTTATCGCTTGTGATGATCCAAAAGGGGTGGTTGATTGCAATATGATCAAGATATCCAAAGTGAATTCTCAGAAGCTGGAACAAAAAATTAGAGCCCATAGGACAAGTAGAAATTCAAATAAGGGTTTGGTATCTCAGGTAGAGAAGAAAGAGGAGCTGATCTCGGAAGAGATGAGAGGCAGAAATTATGGCCAATCTTCTCTTCCACTCATGGAGGTTTACCAAGGAGCTGAGAAATTGAACCATATGGTTGGTTCATGGTCTAAGGGGATGAGATCTGAGATGAAAACTGAGGAGATTGCTGAGGATTTGTTGGAAGGAACTTCAAGTTTGAGAGAATCACTGATTATGCTGGCTAAGTTGCAAGGAGCATCAAACGAGTCGATTCGGTTGAAGATGACGTATCCAAAAAGTTTTTCTTGTCATCTTGAAGATGAATGTTATCCAGTTGAGGTTCAAAGATCAAAGCTTTCTAGACATGGTTCTTCCAGAAATGGTGCTGATGAGGTTAAGAAGGTGATCAGAGACAGCCTAGTGAAGCGAGAATCGATGTCTAACGTTACTATTGGTGAACACAAATCCTGTTTTCGTGATATAAATTCTGACTTGGGGTCAGAAATTCCATCAACTAGCTCCAGCCAATCTTCAATGATTGATGATAATGTCAACTGTTTTCACGTTTCAACATCTCAACAGAAGAATTTGAAACGTAATAACCTGATTGCTAAGCTTATGGGGCTTGAAGAAATTCCATCAAAATCATTGCAAACTACTCCAAAGAAAgagtttgaatttaaaaaagtgTCTGGCTACAAAACATCTCTGTTTGGCATCGATGCAACACAGAGTGCGGCAAAGTCTAAATCTGTCATCAACAAGGAGGATCATAAAAAAGGAACCTTGAgagaaaaacttgaaaaaattcCTGTCAACAGGCTTAGAGAGAGTGATTCTGATATAGAGTTTAAGATTCATTGCCCTTATTCCTACAATAATGATTCCAAACAAAGGTTGAAAGACGTACCACCAACTGTGTTGATAAAACACAAGCCTCTTCCACCTGATGAATTGGAGGAACACCGAGCACATGTTTCCTCAAAAGATGATGCTTTCAACCAAAAAGCTATTCTAAGAAGTACGAAAAAGATTCGGTCGTTCTATGAGTTTGATTTCCATGGAGGAATTTTGAGTTCAGATAAATTGCACAGAAAGCAGAATGCAGAAGGGATTCCACTCAAGCAGATCGCTCAGGAAGAAAGAAAgccaaaaccaaaaccaaaagaaGTAAGGAAATTAAGAAAAGATACAGTTGATACTGAGAAATTAAGAAAAGATACTGTTGATACTAAGAAAAAGGCTGCAGAGAAGTTGAAAACATCTAGTTCAATGCCTGATATGCCCCATGAGACAGAACCAATTGATAGGAAAGTTCTTACATCAAAAAAACTGACTAAAGCAACTAGAAAACCAGTGGAAAAAGAATTTGCAAAAGAAAAAGTTGTGTCAAGACCACAGCATCAAGAAAAAGTAACATCCACTAATCCAAGGAAGAACAAAACTCATAAACAACGTAGCTCCCTTCCAGATTCTGTGCCAAGACAATCAGTGAGCGCGATATCTAATGATCGTGACCGTCAAAAAAAGGAGGAACCAGTGCTTCCCCAATCAGAAGTTAATTCATTT ACTCATATGGTTGAAGCCAAGAAAGATGATGAGAGTACTGATACAAATGAAAGTGTTGATCTTCCAATAAATCGAAAAACTACTACCCTTATGGCTTTAATTGCAATGGAGAACGAATTTGACGAATGTGATACAAAGATTATAG AATGCTGCAATGAGAACCCAAACTCTCTGCCGCCATTGAGCCCCAAACTCGAGATCAATACGAGTGTTGTCAAAGATATTGATCCCAACAGTCGTATGGAAACAGATATCGAAAGCTGCGGTCAAGGAACCAATCTGAAAGCATTACTTTTGAGAAGCTCCTCATTCCTCTGTCATGCAGGGGAAGTTTTTGACCTCAATCTAAATGATAGAACAATGCTGCAGACAGCATCTGGCTGCAATAATCTCGAATCCCTGAATACGAAACCTTTTATAGATTGTGCAATCGAATTAGTCAAGCGCAAAGGCCATTACGACCTACAAGTAGCCAATTCTTTATTACTAGGAGGTAGGCGCAATACAAAGATAGAGATTTCTGTAGAAAAACTCGTTGAGGAAGTGAACAACGACATCGACACTCTAACGAGTTACCAAACAATTTGTGGCAATAATCTTCTTGTAGATACTCTATATGCAGTGTTGAGTAGAGATCTACGGTGCAAAGAGGTGATGAACGGAATGTGGGATTTTGGTTGGAAGAAAGGATTTTCAAGAAGTGAAAGTGAGGAAGTTGTAAATGACATAGAGAAGCTGATTTTGAGTGGACTGATTGAGGAGTCCTTCACATAA